Genomic window (Aethina tumida isolate Nest 87 chromosome 4, icAetTumi1.1, whole genome shotgun sequence):
GGCATCATCCAAGAGGGTTGCAAGTTCCTTAAGATGTTGGGCTTTGCTTCCAGTGGCTGTACTGGCAGCTACGGGTCTGCCAACATAGCTGcaacataaattaagtaaactcAATAACAAGAccgtgaaaatatttttataacaaaagcaccacattaattttaatttaaaataatagtaaaagcATCACTCATGCAACTAAACACATTACGCATGCTACCTAACTGATCATTTAAAAGCGTGAGACTACTCGGACGTATTGTTATATAACGTGAAGATATGACTTGATTTCTCACCTAACAACTCTGGTGTCAGGGACGACATCCGTAACAGGTTTTGTTTCCGGTTCAGATTTACCAAATAAACTACTGAACCAACCGCCCTTTTTGGAACTAAAAAAGAGCATTGGTGAAGGACAAtttcattacaaaattatgaaaatcatATCTTCACATCagtttaaagattattttcgAAATACTGCTTTATAGTATTATGGTTGATGCTGTTAGACTAGTACTAATGTTGTTATTGAATAAGAAACCccttagaaaataaatagacaCTTACACGACTTCTCTGGCTCCACTAAGAGCGGTCTGGAATCTAGGTTGGACATAAGTCCAGCCACCTTGGTTTTTGTGTTCTTCCTGGGCCCAAGCGATTTGAGCGTTGGGGTACTTAGCACACTCTTGTTTCACAAGGTCGTACGGGAAGGGAGTAAGCTATAAAAACACATTGAAGTATTACAAATTAAGTAGTTAATAACGCAAATTAAGCAATTACCTGTTCAACACGAGTGAGAGCGATTTTGCTGTCGACTCCCTTCTCTTGGTTGGCCTTCTTGATATCGTAGTAAACCTTGCCGCTGCAGAAGATCAATTTTTCAACACCATTGGGATTTTCGGACGCAGGACCGACATCTGGGATGATTCTCTTGAATTCGGTGCCTTCGGTCATCTCATCGAACGAGCTTCTTGCTTCGGGGTGACGCAACAAGCTCTTGGGGGTCATGAGGATGAGGGGTTTGCGGAAAGGTAGAGCGATTTGACGACGCAAGATGTGGAACAAGTTGGCTGGGGTGGTGCAGTTGGCTATGATCCAGTTGATGTCGTGGAGCTGGCGGACGGCGAAGTCGTCGCTTTCGGGTGGGAAATAGTCGGGGTCGTCGGAGGACATTTGCAAGAAGCGTTCCAAGCGGGCGCTGGAGTGCTCAGGTCCTTGTCCTAATAGAAAAATCAATCGTTAACATAACTGCTATACATAGAACTTATATGATTATTCTCACCTTCCATGCCGTGGGGCAACAACATAACCAATCCAGTTTGACGGACCCATTTGGCCTGACCGCTGGACAAGAGCTGGTCAATGATACATTGAGCGGTGTTGGCGAAGTCTCCGAACTGAGCCTCCCAGATGACCAAAGCGTTGGGGTTGGTCATTGAGTAACCCAATTCGAAACCTAAGACACCGTATTCGGACAATGAGCTGTTGCAAACGGTGTAAGGAGCTTGGTCTGGGTACAAGTTGGAGAGGGGGCGGTAGGTGGCTTTGTCGACTGTCTGATGGTGCAAGACGTGATGCCTGTGGGAGAAGGTGCCACGTTCAACGTCCTGTCCAGACAAACGGACGTGGATTCCTTCCTTGAGCAGAGAACCGAAAGCCATAGCCTCTCCAAGAGCCCAATCGATGATGCGATTCTCCACCATGTCCATTCTAGCTTTCAAAATACGTTCAATacctaaaatcaataataaataataagaactgcaaaaatttcattaactaTTAGATTACCCTTGTGGATGATGAATTCGGCGGCGTTGGGTGGTGGTGAAGAGAATCTCTTGCCAATGTGCACCAAAGTGTCCTCAATGACACCAGTTGGGTTAACCTTCAATGGGTCCTTGCCTTCAAAGAATCCAGACCAGGGGCTATCAATCCAGTCCTTGTATTTGATGTGGGTTTCTTGACGTGCACGTTCGAAAGCTTCCTCGCAAATCTTGTCGTATTTTTCCTTAACCTGTTTGACGTCTTCTTCGGTGACAACGCCTTCTTGAATGAGTTGCTCTGAATACTTGTCCAAACAGGGTTTGGTGCTCTTGATCTTGCGGTACATGAGCGGTTGTGTGAACATGGGCTCGTCGATTTCGTTGTGGCCGTTCCTGCGGTAGCACACCAGATCGATGACAACATCCTTGTGGAAAGTGGCCCTCCATTCGGCGGCCAAGTTGCACACGTGGATGACTGATTCTGGATCGTCGGCGTTCACGTGGAAGATTGGGGCGTTGACGACACGAGCGACATCTGTAAACACCATAGTTGAGGGACTGGATGGAGGATGGGCAAAAATGTCATTACTTACCGGTACAGTAAGGCGAGGATCTGGAGAAACGGGGGTCAGTGGTGAATCCAATTTGATTGTTGGCGACGATGTGGATGGTACCGTGGGTGGTGTAGGCGGGCAATTCAGACAAGTGCATGGTTTCGAAGACAACACCTTGGCCGGAGAAGGCGGCGTCACCGTGCAACAGCATGGACATTACCTTTTTGCCTTCGCCGTCTCCCCTGTAGAACTGTTCAGCTCTGGTCTTTCCTTGTACGACCGGATCGACTGTTTCAAGATGGGACGGGTTGGCGACGACGGCCAACCTGATGTTCTTGTTGGTGACGCGGTTCAATCTTTCAATGTACGTTCCCAAGTGGTATTTTACGTCACCGGAACCATCATCAGCGGCTTTGAGACCGGCGAACTGGGTGAACAGCTGGTGGAGTGGTTTACGGCACACGTTGGCCAACACGTTGAGACGACCTCTGTGGGGCATGCCCATGACGATGCTT
Coding sequences:
- the LOC109602521 gene encoding 2-oxoglutarate dehydrogenase complex component E1 isoform X2 — encoded protein: MHRARTIVNQLVSPNGQKFAGWLLAKNGPTVNVCASCRNYNVPVASEPFLNGSSSQYVEDMYNAWLADPNSVHSSWDSFFRNSAAGGPGYQAPPTLAPLGKNEVPASALFPIGGTSALGTGAINEKVIDDHLAVQAIIRSYQARGHFVAQLDPLGIMYSDHTTTISDRTGSPPDAVTRQHKLDDTDMDRVFKLPSTTFIGGKEQQLPLREILRRLELTYCRHIGVEFMFINSLEQCNWIRQRLETPGSTDLSADQKRLILARLTRATGFESFLARKWSSEKRFGLEGCEILIPAMKTVIDKSTELGVESIVMGMPHRGRLNVLANVCRKPLHQLFTQFAGLKAADDGSGDVKYHLGTYIERLNRVTNKNIRLAVVANPSHLETVDPVVQGKTRAEQFYRGDGEGKKVMSMLLHGDAAFSGQGVVFETMHLSELPAYTTHGTIHIVANNQIGFTTDPRFSRSSPYCTDVARVVNAPIFHVNADDPESVIHVCNLAAEWRATFHKDVVIDLVCYRRNGHNEIDEPMFTQPLMYRKIKSTKPCLDKYSEQLIQEGVVTEEDVKQVKEKYDKICEEAFERARQETHIKYKDWIDSPWSGFFEGKDPLKVNPTGVIEDTLVHIGKRFSSPPPNAAEFIIHKGIERILKARMDMVENRIIDWALGEAMAFGSLLKEGIHVRLSGQDVERGTFSHRHHVLHHQTVDKATYRPLSNLYPDQAPYTVCNSSLSEYGVLGFELGYSMTNPNALVIWEAQFGDFANTAQCIIDQLLSSGQAKWVRQTGLVMLLPHGMEGQGPEHSSARLERFLQMSSDDPDYFPPESDDFAVRQLHDINWIIANCTTPANLFHILRRQIALPFRKPLILMTPKSLLRHPEARSSFDEMTEGTEFKRIIPDVGPASENPNGVEKLIFCSGKVYYDIKKANQEKGVDSKIALTRVEQLTPFPYDLVKQECAKYPNAQIAWAQEEHKNQGGWTYVQPRFQTALSGAREVVSKKGGWFSSLFGKSEPETKPVTDVVPDTRVVSYVGRPVAASTATGSKAQHLKELATLLDDAARL
- the LOC109602521 gene encoding 2-oxoglutarate dehydrogenase complex component E1 isoform X3, whose protein sequence is MHRARTIVNQLVSPNGQKFAGWLLAKNGPTVNVCASCRNYNVPVASEPFLNGSSSQYVEDMYNAWLADPNSVHSSWDSFFRNSAAGGPGYQAPPTLAPLGKNEVPASALFPIGGTSALGTGAINEKVIDDHLAVQAIIRSYQIRGHHIAKLDPLGINSADLDDQTPQELVYKNYNFDDTDMDRVFKLPSTTFIGGKEQQLPLREILRRLELTYCRHIGVEFMFINSLEQCNWIRQRLETPGSTDLSADQKRLILARLTRATGFESFLARKWSSEKRFGLEGCEILIPAMKTVIDKSTELGVESIVMGMPHRGRLNVLANVCRKPLHQLFTQFAGLKAADDGSGDVKYHLGTYIERLNRVTNKNIRLAVVANPSHLETVDPVVQGKTRAEQFYRGDGEGKKVMSMLLHGDAAFSGQGVVFETMHLSELPAYTTHGTIHIVANNQIGFTTDPRFSRSSPYCTDVARVVNAPIFHVNADDPESVIHVCNLAAEWRATFHKDVVIDLVCYRRNGHNEIDEPMFTQPLMYRKIKSTKPCLDKYSEQLIQEGVVTEEDVKQVKEKYDKICEEAFERARQETHIKYKDWIDSPWSGFFEGKDPLKVNPTGVIEDTLVHIGKRFSSPPPNAAEFIIHKGIERILKARMDMVENRIIDWALGEAMAFGSLLKEGIHVRLSGQDVERGTFSHRHHVLHHQTVDKATYRPLSNLYPDQAPYTVCNSSLSEYGVLGFELGYSMTNPNALVIWEAQFGDFANTAQCIIDQLLSSGQAKWVRQTGLVMLLPHGMEGQGPEHSSARLERFLQMSSDDPDYFPPESDDFAVRQLHDINWIIANCTTPANLFHILRRQIALPFRKPLILMTPKSLLRHPEARSSFDEMTEGTEFKRIIPDVGPASENPNGVEKLIFCSGKVYYDIKKANQEKGVDSKIALTRVEQLTPFPYDLVKQECAKYPNAQIAWAQEEHKNQGGWTYVQPRFQTALSGAREVVSKKGGWFSSLFGKSEPETKPVTDVVPDTRVVSYVGRPVAASTATGSKAQHLKELATLLDDAARL
- the LOC109602521 gene encoding 2-oxoglutarate dehydrogenase complex component E1 isoform X4; this encodes MHRARTIVNQLVSPNGQKFAGWLLAKNGPTVNVCASCRNYNVPVASEPFLNGSSSQYVEDMYNAWLADPNSVHSSWDSFFRNSAAGGPGYQAPPTLAPLGKNEVPASALFPIGGTSALGTGAINEKVIDDHLAVQAIIRSYQIRGHHIAKLDPLGINSADLDDQTPQELVYKNYNFDHPSRTYSEELRRQVRQFMQNDTDMDRVFKLPSTTFIGGKEQQLPLREILRRLELTYCRHIGVEFMFINSLEQCNWIRQRLETPGSTDLSADQKRLILARLTRATGFESFLARKWSSEKRFGLEGCEILIPAMKTVIDKSTELGVESIVMGMPHRGRLNVLANVCRKPLHQLFTQFAGLKAADDGSGDVKYHLGTYIERLNRVTNKNIRLAVVANPSHLETVDPVVQGKTRAEQFYRGDGEGKKVMSMLLHGDAAFSGQGVVFETMHLSELPAYTTHGTIHIVANNQIGFTTDPRFSRSSPYCTDVARVVNAPIFHVNADDPESVIHVCNLAAEWRATFHKDVVIDLVCYRRNGHNEIDEPMFTQPLMYRKIKSTKPCLDKYSEQLIQEGVVTEEDVKQVKEKYDKICEEAFERARQETHIKYKDWIDSPWSGFFEGKDPLKVNPTGVIEDTLVHIGKRFSSPPPNAAEFIIHKGIERILKARMDMVENRIIDWALGEAMAFGSLLKEGIHVRLSGQDVERGTFSHRHHVLHHQTVDKATYRPLSNLYPDQAPYTVCNSSLSEYGVLGFELGYSMTNPNALVIWEAQFGDFANTAQCIIDQLLSSGQAKWVRQTGLVMLLPHGMEGQGPEHSSARLERFLQMSSDDPDYFPPESDDFAVRQLHDINWIIANCTTPANLFHILRRQIALPFRKPLILMTPKSLLRHPEARSSFDEMTEGTEFKRIIPDVGPASENPNGVEKLIFCSGKVYYDIKKANQEKGVDSKIALTRVEQLTPFPYDLVKQECAKYPNAQIAWAQEEHKNQGGWTYVQPRFQTALSGAREVVYVGRPVAASTATGSKAQHLKELATLLDDAARL
- the LOC109602521 gene encoding 2-oxoglutarate dehydrogenase complex component E1 isoform X5 codes for the protein MHRARTIVNQLVSPNGQKFAGWLLAKNGPTVNVCASCRNYNVPVASEPFLNGSSSQYVEDMYNAWLADPNSVHSSWDSFFRNSAAGGPGYQAPPTLAPLGKNEVPASALFPIGGTSALGTGAINEKVIDDHLAVQAIIRSYQARGHFVAQLDPLGIMYSDHTTTISDRTGSPPDAVTRQHKLDDTDMDRVFKLPSTTFIGGKEQQLPLREILRRLELTYCRHIGVEFMFINSLEQCNWIRQRLETPGSTDLSADQKRLILARLTRATGFESFLARKWSSEKRFGLEGCEILIPAMKTVIDKSTELGVESIVMGMPHRGRLNVLANVCRKPLHQLFTQFAGLKAADDGSGDVKYHLGTYIERLNRVTNKNIRLAVVANPSHLETVDPVVQGKTRAEQFYRGDGEGKKVMSMLLHGDAAFSGQGVVFETMHLSELPAYTTHGTIHIVANNQIGFTTDPRFSRSSPYCTDVARVVNAPIFHVNADDPESVIHVCNLAAEWRATFHKDVVIDLVCYRRNGHNEIDEPMFTQPLMYRKIKSTKPCLDKYSEQLIQEGVVTEEDVKQVKEKYDKICEEAFERARQETHIKYKDWIDSPWSGFFEGKDPLKVNPTGVIEDTLVHIGKRFSSPPPNAAEFIIHKGIERILKARMDMVENRIIDWALGEAMAFGSLLKEGIHVRLSGQDVERGTFSHRHHVLHHQTVDKATYRPLSNLYPDQAPYTVCNSSLSEYGVLGFELGYSMTNPNALVIWEAQFGDFANTAQCIIDQLLSSGQAKWVRQTGLVMLLPHGMEGQGPEHSSARLERFLQMSSDDPDYFPPESDDFAVRQLHDINWIIANCTTPANLFHILRRQIALPFRKPLILMTPKSLLRHPEARSSFDEMTEGTEFKRIIPDVGPASENPNGVEKLIFCSGKVYYDIKKANQEKGVDSKIALTRVEQLTPFPYDLVKQECAKYPNAQIAWAQEEHKNQGGWTYVQPRFQTALSGAREVVYVGRPVAASTATGSKAQHLKELATLLDDAARL
- the LOC109602521 gene encoding 2-oxoglutarate dehydrogenase complex component E1 isoform X6; this encodes MHRARTIVNQLVSPNGQKFAGWLLAKNGPTVNVCASCRNYNVPVASEPFLNGSSSQYVEDMYNAWLADPNSVHSSWDSFFRNSAAGGPGYQAPPTLAPLGKNEVPASALFPIGGTSALGTGAINEKVIDDHLAVQAIIRSYQIRGHHIAKLDPLGINSADLDDQTPQELVYKNYNFDDTDMDRVFKLPSTTFIGGKEQQLPLREILRRLELTYCRHIGVEFMFINSLEQCNWIRQRLETPGSTDLSADQKRLILARLTRATGFESFLARKWSSEKRFGLEGCEILIPAMKTVIDKSTELGVESIVMGMPHRGRLNVLANVCRKPLHQLFTQFAGLKAADDGSGDVKYHLGTYIERLNRVTNKNIRLAVVANPSHLETVDPVVQGKTRAEQFYRGDGEGKKVMSMLLHGDAAFSGQGVVFETMHLSELPAYTTHGTIHIVANNQIGFTTDPRFSRSSPYCTDVARVVNAPIFHVNADDPESVIHVCNLAAEWRATFHKDVVIDLVCYRRNGHNEIDEPMFTQPLMYRKIKSTKPCLDKYSEQLIQEGVVTEEDVKQVKEKYDKICEEAFERARQETHIKYKDWIDSPWSGFFEGKDPLKVNPTGVIEDTLVHIGKRFSSPPPNAAEFIIHKGIERILKARMDMVENRIIDWALGEAMAFGSLLKEGIHVRLSGQDVERGTFSHRHHVLHHQTVDKATYRPLSNLYPDQAPYTVCNSSLSEYGVLGFELGYSMTNPNALVIWEAQFGDFANTAQCIIDQLLSSGQAKWVRQTGLVMLLPHGMEGQGPEHSSARLERFLQMSSDDPDYFPPESDDFAVRQLHDINWIIANCTTPANLFHILRRQIALPFRKPLILMTPKSLLRHPEARSSFDEMTEGTEFKRIIPDVGPASENPNGVEKLIFCSGKVYYDIKKANQEKGVDSKIALTRVEQLTPFPYDLVKQECAKYPNAQIAWAQEEHKNQGGWTYVQPRFQTALSGAREVVYVGRPVAASTATGSKAQHLKELATLLDDAARL
- the LOC109602521 gene encoding 2-oxoglutarate dehydrogenase complex component E1 isoform X7, translating into MYSDHTTTISDRTGSPPDAVTRQHKLDDTDMDRVFKLPSTTFIGGKEQQLPLREILRRLELTYCRHIGVEFMFINSLEQCNWIRQRLETPGSTDLSADQKRLILARLTRATGFESFLARKWSSEKRFGLEGCEILIPAMKTVIDKSTELGVESIVMGMPHRGRLNVLANVCRKPLHQLFTQFAGLKAADDGSGDVKYHLGTYIERLNRVTNKNIRLAVVANPSHLETVDPVVQGKTRAEQFYRGDGEGKKVMSMLLHGDAAFSGQGVVFETMHLSELPAYTTHGTIHIVANNQIGFTTDPRFSRSSPYCTDVARVVNAPIFHVNADDPESVIHVCNLAAEWRATFHKDVVIDLVCYRRNGHNEIDEPMFTQPLMYRKIKSTKPCLDKYSEQLIQEGVVTEEDVKQVKEKYDKICEEAFERARQETHIKYKDWIDSPWSGFFEGKDPLKVNPTGVIEDTLVHIGKRFSSPPPNAAEFIIHKGIERILKARMDMVENRIIDWALGEAMAFGSLLKEGIHVRLSGQDVERGTFSHRHHVLHHQTVDKATYRPLSNLYPDQAPYTVCNSSLSEYGVLGFELGYSMTNPNALVIWEAQFGDFANTAQCIIDQLLSSGQAKWVRQTGLVMLLPHGMEGQGPEHSSARLERFLQMSSDDPDYFPPESDDFAVRQLHDINWIIANCTTPANLFHILRRQIALPFRKPLILMTPKSLLRHPEARSSFDEMTEGTEFKRIIPDVGPASENPNGVEKLIFCSGKVYYDIKKANQEKGVDSKIALTRVEQLTPFPYDLVKQECAKYPNAQIAWAQEEHKNQGGWTYVQPRFQTALSGAREVVSKKGGWFSSLFGKSEPETKPVTDVVPDTRVVSYVGRPVAASTATGSKAQHLKELATLLDDAARL
- the LOC109602521 gene encoding 2-oxoglutarate dehydrogenase complex component E1 isoform X1, translated to MHRARTIVNQLVSPNGQKFAGWLLAKNGPTVNVCASCRNYNVPVASEPFLNGSSSQYVEDMYNAWLADPNSVHSSWDSFFRNSAAGGPGYQAPPTLAPLGKNEVPASALFPIGGTSALGTGAINEKVIDDHLAVQAIIRSYQIRGHHIAKLDPLGINSADLDDQTPQELVYKNYNFDHPSRTYSEELRRQVRQFMQNDTDMDRVFKLPSTTFIGGKEQQLPLREILRRLELTYCRHIGVEFMFINSLEQCNWIRQRLETPGSTDLSADQKRLILARLTRATGFESFLARKWSSEKRFGLEGCEILIPAMKTVIDKSTELGVESIVMGMPHRGRLNVLANVCRKPLHQLFTQFAGLKAADDGSGDVKYHLGTYIERLNRVTNKNIRLAVVANPSHLETVDPVVQGKTRAEQFYRGDGEGKKVMSMLLHGDAAFSGQGVVFETMHLSELPAYTTHGTIHIVANNQIGFTTDPRFSRSSPYCTDVARVVNAPIFHVNADDPESVIHVCNLAAEWRATFHKDVVIDLVCYRRNGHNEIDEPMFTQPLMYRKIKSTKPCLDKYSEQLIQEGVVTEEDVKQVKEKYDKICEEAFERARQETHIKYKDWIDSPWSGFFEGKDPLKVNPTGVIEDTLVHIGKRFSSPPPNAAEFIIHKGIERILKARMDMVENRIIDWALGEAMAFGSLLKEGIHVRLSGQDVERGTFSHRHHVLHHQTVDKATYRPLSNLYPDQAPYTVCNSSLSEYGVLGFELGYSMTNPNALVIWEAQFGDFANTAQCIIDQLLSSGQAKWVRQTGLVMLLPHGMEGQGPEHSSARLERFLQMSSDDPDYFPPESDDFAVRQLHDINWIIANCTTPANLFHILRRQIALPFRKPLILMTPKSLLRHPEARSSFDEMTEGTEFKRIIPDVGPASENPNGVEKLIFCSGKVYYDIKKANQEKGVDSKIALTRVEQLTPFPYDLVKQECAKYPNAQIAWAQEEHKNQGGWTYVQPRFQTALSGAREVVSKKGGWFSSLFGKSEPETKPVTDVVPDTRVVSYVGRPVAASTATGSKAQHLKELATLLDDAARL